A DNA window from Trichomycterus rosablanca isolate fTriRos1 chromosome 9, fTriRos1.hap1, whole genome shotgun sequence contains the following coding sequences:
- the fzd3a gene encoding frizzled-3a isoform X3 yields the protein MLLDVFKTMLLFWIGISLLAGCTAINVESAGSHSAFTCEPITLRMCQGLSYNTTFMPNLLNHYDQQMAALAMEPFHPIVNLECSADLRPFLCALYAPVCTEYGRVTLPCQRLCQRAKSDCYKLMDIFGLSWPEEMACKRFPDCDEPYPRAIDLLSSDDPTEESSVSVQRDYGFWCPRELKVDPELGYSFLGVQDCSPPCPNMYFKKDELVFARYFIGVVSIVCLSATLFTFLTFLIDVGRFRYPERPIVFYAVCYMVVSLVFFLGFLLEERVACNSAAPGHFHAATITQGSHNKACTLLFMALYFFTMAGSAWWVVLTVTWFLAAVPKWGSEAIEKKALIFHAVAWGVPGMLTIALMALNRVEGDGVSGVCYVGLYDLATLRWFLLAPLSLAVTVGVLLLLAGIVALNRVRMEIPLDKENQDKLVKFMIRIGVFSVLYLVPLLILICCYVYEQSSRSTWEITWVQEQCRNYHIPCPFQVEQTSRPNVALFLIKYLMMLVVGIPSVFWVGSKKTCFEWASFFHGHRRKDSMVHESKQGLQEPDFTHLLLREPGLPVVRHSRGTSTQGTSTHASSTHLAMLDDDHSSSSSRPSSVHSKASSFRSSLHQSRDGRYTASSHHGIEKPRLPHSNMPSLHEQLKHSNTIRLDSQSRHGGSQLMDSQSRHGSTRDLSSSMQPVVQSGPLNGIHSVVEEGEACT from the exons ATGCTTTTGGATGTTTTTAAGACAATGCTTCTTTTTTGGATTGGAATTTCCTTGCTGGCAGGATGCACAGCTATCAATGTGGAGTCAGCAGGCAGCCACAGCGCGTTTACCTGTGAGCCCATCACACTCCGGATGTGCCAGGGTCTCTCCTACAACACCACGTTCATGCCCAACCTGCTCAATCACTATGATCAGCAGATGGCAGCCCTTGCTATGGAG CCTTTTCACCCCATCGTGAACCTGGAGTGTTCAGCTGATCTGCGTCCATTCCTTTGTGCCCTTTACGCTCCAGTGTGCACGGAGTATGGCCGTGTGACCCTGCCTTGCCAGCGTCTCTGTCAGCGGGCCAAGAGCGACTGCTACAAGCTAATGGACATCTTTGGATTAAGCTGGCCTGAAGAAATGGCCTGTAAGAG GTTCCCAGACTGTGATGAGCCATACCCTCGAGCTATAGACCTGCTGTCCAGCGACGACCCCACCGAGGAGTCCTCTGTGTCTGTGCAACGTGACTATGGCTTCTGGTGTCCGAGAGAGTTAAAAGTTGACCCTGAGCTGGGCTACTCCTTCCTAGGTGTGCAGGACTGTTCTCCCCCATGTCCCAACATGTACTTCAAAAAGGATGAGCTCGTCTTTGCCCGTTACTTCATCGGTGTGGTGTCCATCGTCTGCCTGTCGGCCACTCTTTTCACCTTTCTTACCTTCCTGATTGATGTGGGTCGCTTTCGCTACCCGGAGAGGCCCATCGTATTTTATGCTGTGTGCTACATGGTGGTTTCACTGGTCTTCTTCCTGGGATTCCTGCTGGAGGAGCGAGTGGCGTGCAACTCTGCAGCACCGGGTCACTTCCACGCTGCCACCATCACTCAGGGCTCACACAACAAAGCATGTACACTGCTCTTCATGGCTCTTTACTTCTTTACCATGGCAGGCAGCGCATGGTGGGTTGTGCTGACCGTCACCTGGTTCCTGGCTGCCGTACCGAAGTGGGGCAGTGAGGCGATTGAGAAAAAGGCTCTGATTTTCCATGCGGTGGCCTGGGGAGTGCCTGGCATGCTTACTATCGCCCTCATGGCTCTAAACAGGGTGGAGGGGGATGGTGTCAGTGGAGTGTGCTATGTGGGTCTTTATGACCTTGCTACCTTGCGCTGGTTCCTCCTGGCCCCTCTGTCGCTGGCTGTGACTGTCGGAGTGCTGCTTTTGCTGGCTGGCATTGTGGCGCTCAATCGTGTGCGCATGGAGATCCCCTTGGACAAGGAAAACCAGGACAAGCTGGTGAAGTTTATGATCCGCATTGGTGTGTTTTCCGTTCTCTACCTGGTGCCGCTGTTGATTTTGATATGCTGCTATGTGTATGAGCAGAGCTCCAGGTCAACGTGGGAGATTACATGGGTACAAGAGCAATGCAGAAACTACCACATCCCATGCCCGTTTCAG GTGGAGCAGACGAGCAGGCCGAATGTTGCTCTCTTCCTCATTAAGTACTTGATGATGCTGGTGGTGGGCATCCCCTCGGTTTTCTGGGTGGGTAGTAAGAAGACTTGCTTTGAGTGGGCCAGCTTCTTCCACGGCCATCGCAGAAAAGA CAGCATGGTGCACGAGAGCAAGCAGGGGCTGCAGGAACCCGACTTCACCCACTTGCTCCTGCGTGAGCCCGGACTGCCCGTGGTGCGTCATTCCCGCGGCACCTCCACCCAGGGAACCTCCACCCACGCCTCCTCCACACACCTGGCCATGCTGGATGATGATcacagtagtagcagtagtcgTCCAAGCAGCGTGCACAGCAAAGCCAGCAGCTTTCGCAGCAGTTTGCACCAATCACGTGATGGCAG GTACACTGCCTCTAGTCACCATGGCATCGAGAAGCCCCGACTTCCCCACAGCAACATGCCAAGTCTACACGAGCAACTAAAGCACAGCAACACTATCCGATTGGACAGCCAATCACGACACGGTGGATCACAACTCATGGACAGCCAATCACGGCATGGCAGTACCCGGGACCTCAGTAGCAGCATGCAGCCGGTGGTCCAGAGTGGCCCCCTTAATGGTATCCACTCTGTTGTAGAGGAAGGCGAAGCCTGTACTTGA
- the fzd3a gene encoding frizzled-3a isoform X1, with the protein MLLFWIGISLLAGCTAINVESAGSHSAFTCEPITLRMCQGLSYNTTFMPNLLNHYDQQMAALAMEPFHPIVNLECSADLRPFLCALYAPVCTEYGRVTLPCQRLCQRAKSDCYKLMDIFGLSWPEEMACKRFPDCDEPYPRAIDLLSSDDPTEESSVSVQRDYGFWCPRELKVDPELGYSFLGVQDCSPPCPNMYFKKDELVFARYFIGVVSIVCLSATLFTFLTFLIDVGRFRYPERPIVFYAVCYMVVSLVFFLGFLLEERVACNSAAPGHFHAATITQGSHNKACTLLFMALYFFTMAGSAWWVVLTVTWFLAAVPKWGSEAIEKKALIFHAVAWGVPGMLTIALMALNRVEGDGVSGVCYVGLYDLATLRWFLLAPLSLAVTVGVLLLLAGIVALNRVRMEIPLDKENQDKLVKFMIRIGVFSVLYLVPLLILICCYVYEQSSRSTWEITWVQEQCRNYHIPCPFQVEQTSRPNVALFLIKYLMMLVVGIPSVFWVGSKKTCFEWASFFHGHRRKDMVHESKQGLQEPDFTHLLLREPGLPVVRHSRGTSTQGTSTHASSTHLAMLDDDHSSSSSRPSSVHSKASSFRSSLHQSRDGRYTASSHHGIEKPRLPHSNMPSLHEQLKHSNTIRLDSQSRHGGSQLMDSQSRHGSTRDLSSSMQPVVQSGPLNGIHSVVEEGEACT; encoded by the exons ATGCTTCTTTTTTGGATTGGAATTTCCTTGCTGGCAGGATGCACAGCTATCAATGTGGAGTCAGCAGGCAGCCACAGCGCGTTTACCTGTGAGCCCATCACACTCCGGATGTGCCAGGGTCTCTCCTACAACACCACGTTCATGCCCAACCTGCTCAATCACTATGATCAGCAGATGGCAGCCCTTGCTATGGAG CCTTTTCACCCCATCGTGAACCTGGAGTGTTCAGCTGATCTGCGTCCATTCCTTTGTGCCCTTTACGCTCCAGTGTGCACGGAGTATGGCCGTGTGACCCTGCCTTGCCAGCGTCTCTGTCAGCGGGCCAAGAGCGACTGCTACAAGCTAATGGACATCTTTGGATTAAGCTGGCCTGAAGAAATGGCCTGTAAGAG GTTCCCAGACTGTGATGAGCCATACCCTCGAGCTATAGACCTGCTGTCCAGCGACGACCCCACCGAGGAGTCCTCTGTGTCTGTGCAACGTGACTATGGCTTCTGGTGTCCGAGAGAGTTAAAAGTTGACCCTGAGCTGGGCTACTCCTTCCTAGGTGTGCAGGACTGTTCTCCCCCATGTCCCAACATGTACTTCAAAAAGGATGAGCTCGTCTTTGCCCGTTACTTCATCGGTGTGGTGTCCATCGTCTGCCTGTCGGCCACTCTTTTCACCTTTCTTACCTTCCTGATTGATGTGGGTCGCTTTCGCTACCCGGAGAGGCCCATCGTATTTTATGCTGTGTGCTACATGGTGGTTTCACTGGTCTTCTTCCTGGGATTCCTGCTGGAGGAGCGAGTGGCGTGCAACTCTGCAGCACCGGGTCACTTCCACGCTGCCACCATCACTCAGGGCTCACACAACAAAGCATGTACACTGCTCTTCATGGCTCTTTACTTCTTTACCATGGCAGGCAGCGCATGGTGGGTTGTGCTGACCGTCACCTGGTTCCTGGCTGCCGTACCGAAGTGGGGCAGTGAGGCGATTGAGAAAAAGGCTCTGATTTTCCATGCGGTGGCCTGGGGAGTGCCTGGCATGCTTACTATCGCCCTCATGGCTCTAAACAGGGTGGAGGGGGATGGTGTCAGTGGAGTGTGCTATGTGGGTCTTTATGACCTTGCTACCTTGCGCTGGTTCCTCCTGGCCCCTCTGTCGCTGGCTGTGACTGTCGGAGTGCTGCTTTTGCTGGCTGGCATTGTGGCGCTCAATCGTGTGCGCATGGAGATCCCCTTGGACAAGGAAAACCAGGACAAGCTGGTGAAGTTTATGATCCGCATTGGTGTGTTTTCCGTTCTCTACCTGGTGCCGCTGTTGATTTTGATATGCTGCTATGTGTATGAGCAGAGCTCCAGGTCAACGTGGGAGATTACATGGGTACAAGAGCAATGCAGAAACTACCACATCCCATGCCCGTTTCAG GTGGAGCAGACGAGCAGGCCGAATGTTGCTCTCTTCCTCATTAAGTACTTGATGATGCTGGTGGTGGGCATCCCCTCGGTTTTCTGGGTGGGTAGTAAGAAGACTTGCTTTGAGTGGGCCAGCTTCTTCCACGGCCATCGCAGAAAAGA CATGGTGCACGAGAGCAAGCAGGGGCTGCAGGAACCCGACTTCACCCACTTGCTCCTGCGTGAGCCCGGACTGCCCGTGGTGCGTCATTCCCGCGGCACCTCCACCCAGGGAACCTCCACCCACGCCTCCTCCACACACCTGGCCATGCTGGATGATGATcacagtagtagcagtagtcgTCCAAGCAGCGTGCACAGCAAAGCCAGCAGCTTTCGCAGCAGTTTGCACCAATCACGTGATGGCAG GTACACTGCCTCTAGTCACCATGGCATCGAGAAGCCCCGACTTCCCCACAGCAACATGCCAAGTCTACACGAGCAACTAAAGCACAGCAACACTATCCGATTGGACAGCCAATCACGACACGGTGGATCACAACTCATGGACAGCCAATCACGGCATGGCAGTACCCGGGACCTCAGTAGCAGCATGCAGCCGGTGGTCCAGAGTGGCCCCCTTAATGGTATCCACTCTGTTGTAGAGGAAGGCGAAGCCTGTACTTGA
- the fzd3a gene encoding frizzled-3a isoform X2 — protein MLLFWIGISLLAGCTAINVESAGSHSAFTCEPITLRMCQGLSYNTTFMPNLLNHYDQQMAALAMEPFHPIVNLECSADLRPFLCALYAPVCTEYGRVTLPCQRLCQRAKSDCYKLMDIFGLSWPEEMACKRFPDCDEPYPRAIDLLSSDDPTEESSVSVQRDYGFWCPRELKVDPELGYSFLGVQDCSPPCPNMYFKKDELVFARYFIGVVSIVCLSATLFTFLTFLIDVGRFRYPERPIVFYAVCYMVVSLVFFLGFLLEERVACNSAAPGHFHAATITQGSHNKACTLLFMALYFFTMAGSAWWVVLTVTWFLAAVPKWGSEAIEKKALIFHAVAWGVPGMLTIALMALNRVEGDGVSGVCYVGLYDLATLRWFLLAPLSLAVTVGVLLLLAGIVALNRVRMEIPLDKENQDKLVKFMIRIGVFSVLYLVPLLILICCYVYEQSSRSTWEITWVQEQCRNYHIPCPFQVEQTSRPNVALFLIKYLMMLVVGIPSVFWVGSKKTSTQGTSTHASSTHLAMLDDDHSSSSSRPSSVHSKASSFRSSLHQSRDGRYTASSHHGIEKPRLPHSNMPSLHEQLKHSNTIRLDSQSRHGGSQLMDSQSRHGSTRDLSSSMQPVVQSGPLNGIHSVVEEGEACT, from the exons ATGCTTCTTTTTTGGATTGGAATTTCCTTGCTGGCAGGATGCACAGCTATCAATGTGGAGTCAGCAGGCAGCCACAGCGCGTTTACCTGTGAGCCCATCACACTCCGGATGTGCCAGGGTCTCTCCTACAACACCACGTTCATGCCCAACCTGCTCAATCACTATGATCAGCAGATGGCAGCCCTTGCTATGGAG CCTTTTCACCCCATCGTGAACCTGGAGTGTTCAGCTGATCTGCGTCCATTCCTTTGTGCCCTTTACGCTCCAGTGTGCACGGAGTATGGCCGTGTGACCCTGCCTTGCCAGCGTCTCTGTCAGCGGGCCAAGAGCGACTGCTACAAGCTAATGGACATCTTTGGATTAAGCTGGCCTGAAGAAATGGCCTGTAAGAG GTTCCCAGACTGTGATGAGCCATACCCTCGAGCTATAGACCTGCTGTCCAGCGACGACCCCACCGAGGAGTCCTCTGTGTCTGTGCAACGTGACTATGGCTTCTGGTGTCCGAGAGAGTTAAAAGTTGACCCTGAGCTGGGCTACTCCTTCCTAGGTGTGCAGGACTGTTCTCCCCCATGTCCCAACATGTACTTCAAAAAGGATGAGCTCGTCTTTGCCCGTTACTTCATCGGTGTGGTGTCCATCGTCTGCCTGTCGGCCACTCTTTTCACCTTTCTTACCTTCCTGATTGATGTGGGTCGCTTTCGCTACCCGGAGAGGCCCATCGTATTTTATGCTGTGTGCTACATGGTGGTTTCACTGGTCTTCTTCCTGGGATTCCTGCTGGAGGAGCGAGTGGCGTGCAACTCTGCAGCACCGGGTCACTTCCACGCTGCCACCATCACTCAGGGCTCACACAACAAAGCATGTACACTGCTCTTCATGGCTCTTTACTTCTTTACCATGGCAGGCAGCGCATGGTGGGTTGTGCTGACCGTCACCTGGTTCCTGGCTGCCGTACCGAAGTGGGGCAGTGAGGCGATTGAGAAAAAGGCTCTGATTTTCCATGCGGTGGCCTGGGGAGTGCCTGGCATGCTTACTATCGCCCTCATGGCTCTAAACAGGGTGGAGGGGGATGGTGTCAGTGGAGTGTGCTATGTGGGTCTTTATGACCTTGCTACCTTGCGCTGGTTCCTCCTGGCCCCTCTGTCGCTGGCTGTGACTGTCGGAGTGCTGCTTTTGCTGGCTGGCATTGTGGCGCTCAATCGTGTGCGCATGGAGATCCCCTTGGACAAGGAAAACCAGGACAAGCTGGTGAAGTTTATGATCCGCATTGGTGTGTTTTCCGTTCTCTACCTGGTGCCGCTGTTGATTTTGATATGCTGCTATGTGTATGAGCAGAGCTCCAGGTCAACGTGGGAGATTACATGGGTACAAGAGCAATGCAGAAACTACCACATCCCATGCCCGTTTCAG GTGGAGCAGACGAGCAGGCCGAATGTTGCTCTCTTCCTCATTAAGTACTTGATGATGCTGGTGGTGGGCATCCCCTCGGTTTTCTGGGTGGGTAGTAAGAAG ACCTCCACCCAGGGAACCTCCACCCACGCCTCCTCCACACACCTGGCCATGCTGGATGATGATcacagtagtagcagtagtcgTCCAAGCAGCGTGCACAGCAAAGCCAGCAGCTTTCGCAGCAGTTTGCACCAATCACGTGATGGCAG GTACACTGCCTCTAGTCACCATGGCATCGAGAAGCCCCGACTTCCCCACAGCAACATGCCAAGTCTACACGAGCAACTAAAGCACAGCAACACTATCCGATTGGACAGCCAATCACGACACGGTGGATCACAACTCATGGACAGCCAATCACGGCATGGCAGTACCCGGGACCTCAGTAGCAGCATGCAGCCGGTGGTCCAGAGTGGCCCCCTTAATGGTATCCACTCTGTTGTAGAGGAAGGCGAAGCCTGTACTTGA